From one Nothobranchius furzeri strain GRZ-AD chromosome 2, NfurGRZ-RIMD1, whole genome shotgun sequence genomic stretch:
- the pnp5a gene encoding purine nucleoside phosphorylase 5a, translating into MFPETNKGFSYEDCKATSDWLLAQTDIRPNVGIVCGSGLGGLADMLKDQVVFNYKDIPNFPQSTVHGHAGRLVFGTLKGRPCVCMQGRFHLYEGYPIQKITLPMRIFKMLGVETVILTNAAGGLNQDFKVGDIMVIKDHINMPGFAGNNPLVGPNDERFGVRFPCMSDAYDRELQQLAVDIGQELGYGDFLKEGVYCVLGGPSFETIAECRILHKLGADAVGMSTVHEVIVARHCGMRVVALSLITNLVVMDYDSQEKANHEDVLQASKLRAGQLERLVSTVVTRIEPNNNYI; encoded by the exons ATGTTTCCAGAGACAAACAAAGG ATTCAGCTATGAGGACTGCAAGGCCACATCTGATTGGCTACTGGCGCAGACAGACATCCGACCCAATGTGGGCATCGTGTGCGGCTCGGGACTCGGAGGGCTGGCTGACATGTTAAAGGACCAAGTGGTCTTCAACTACAAAGACATACCTAACTTTCCACAGAGCACTG TGCACGGCCACGCAGGGCGGCTGGTGTTTGGGACCTTAAAGGGAAGGCCTTGTGTTTGCATGCAGGGGCGCTTTCACCTCTATGAAGGCTATCCTATCCAGAAG ATAACCCTGCCAATGCGCATCTTCAAGATGCTCGGCGTTGAGACGGTGATCCTCACCAACGCAGCCGGAGGACTGAACCAGGACTTCAAAGTGGGTGACATCATGGTTATCAAAGACCACATCAACATGCCTGGCTTCGCTGGCAACAACCCATTGGTTGGACCCAACGATGAGAG GTTTGGCGTGCGGTTCCCCTGCATGTCCGATGCATATGATCGAGAGCTGCAGCAGCTGGCTGTGGACATTGGACAGGAACTTGGTTATGGAGACTTCCTGAAGGAGGGTGTCTACTGTGTGCTGGGTGGACCGTCATTCGAGACGATTGCTGAGTGCCGCATCCTGCACAAACTGGGTGCTGATGCTGTTG GCATGAGCACAGTCCACGAAGTGATCGTGGCCCGCCACTGCGGCATGCGCGTGGTTGCCCTCTCGCTGATCACCAATCTGGTGGTGATGGACTACGACAGCCAAGAGAAGGCCAATCATGAGGATGTCCTACAGGCGAGCAAACTGCGAGCGGGGCAGCTGGAGAGGCTCGTTTCCACCGTGGTGACCCGGATTGAGCCCAACAACAACTACATCTAA